In Salarias fasciatus chromosome 13, fSalaFa1.1, whole genome shotgun sequence, the sequence GACGTCAGGCGGCTGCTGTCGAGCAAGGCACTTACCGGTGCGGTGGGGTCCGGCCGGGCCTCTAGTAGGTCCGGGGGCGCTTGTGGGACTCCTCCCGGGGGGGGTCGGCCAGCATCACCTTCATCTTCACACCGTTGACGACGTGGCCGTGGAGCGCCGCCATGGCGTCGTctgcacactgacacacacacacacacacacacacacacacacacacacacacacacacacacacacacacacacacacacacacacacacacacacacacacacacacacacacacacacacacacaggtcagctgGTCTGCAGCCTCCACAGGAAACACTCTCTGGTGTGGGTCCAGTCCAGCGCAGGCCGACGGCCGGCCGGGAGGCTGCAGTACCACGCGGggccacagggggcagcagtgagccGTTCTGCAGCTGTGGCTTCAGCACCAGAGCAAAGGAACGCACGAGGAAGCCGCggctcactgctgccccctgctgctgacGGGCAGGAAGAGGGTCCGCTCAgcagttctggttctgctggtttccCTGTTCTAAAGCTCCGGGTGAACCTGCGTTGACCTGCgaccctgacctttgaccccggccCCGAGCCTCACCTGTTTGTCAGCGTACTTCATGTAGCCCACCTTCCGGCCCGGCACCAGGTGGACCTCGATGAGGGACCCGAAGCGGCTGCGGAGACAGAGACGTTCTTAACGGCCCGACCCCGTGACCGCGGGGTCAAGGGTCGTGACAGAGTGAGGGGTCAGGGGTTACCAGAAGACGTCCTCCAGCACGTCGGGCGGCAGCGGCGAGGGGCTGAACACCACGAACAGCCGCTCCTTGGCCTTGCTGTCGGGCGGCGCCAGCTTCTTGGGGGGCGGCAGGCTGACGTCCGTCTGGATCCGGGACATCGGGGACATGCCGGAGTAGCcctgctgcagcggctgcatCTGGACGGACGGGCGGACGGGTTGGACGGGACTCAGGACGGATTCTAACCGGCAGACAGAGAGGCGGACTCACCGGCTTCAGGCCCTGGCTGGAAGACGGCCCGTTCCACACCGAGGACATCATCTGAGTGGCCACGAACTGCATGGCCATGCGGCCCACCgggctgcgcacacacacgcacgcacacacgcacacgcacacacacacacacgcacacagacggCTGTTAGAGTGTCTGGTCGGTGGTTTTCATGgggagcagctgatcaggaaGCAGCCGTCTGATAGAAACCTGGGAGAAATGCTCAATAAAAATCGGGCTGCCGCGCTAAGCGTGAAcgccttttgttttgttccttgTTATTCTGAGAGTCCGTTGCTCTCTGGCTCTGGACTGATCTGGACTGATCACGCCGCCGGCCGGGGACCGGGAACGAGCCCCTCCCCACAGCGATCCCGGCCGGATGTCTTCCCGGCGTCTGCGTTCCTACCGAGCGTCGATACAGCACACACGCTCTCTGCGGTGAAACCCGATCCATTCCTCTTTATCGGCCGTATTGAACTCGGACGAATTACCAgagaaatcaggaggaaaaggctggcGTGAGGCTCACACTGGAATCAGGAGcaagtatgaaaaaaaatgaaaatcaaacttaaatcgcgtgttttgaAGGTGCAACGTTTCACCCGCCGGAccttcttcaggcgctgaaaacacacaaaataaagtaaaattcccttcaacacacagtCTGGCTTCATAAAGGTCAGGACGAGGCTCGGTTCAGCCGGACTGGATCCATCCGGTCACTGCTGTTTGTCATCTGCTCTCGCCCCACccccctggtggtggtgggggggggggggggatcttgGTATTGAAcgttattataaatcatatttgatgaattgcaAAATTATGCTTGTTTCAAAAttcttgcaggaaaaaaaaaagcagccttcCCTGCGGCCGGCTGGAGGCAGGAGGATCGTTACAGGATACTGTTTGATTCACTATTGTATTTTGCAAATAATGCGATTAATCGTGATCAAGATATTTTATCGTTGCCCAGcaccaataaaaataaaaaaaacccctgatctCTCCGTCTCGGGGTTTTCAGGGACCAGTTTAGCATTTAGAGCACGGAAAGTCTAAATCTGTCTGTCGGAGCACAGAGCGGTTCCCAACCTGCGGTCTGAGGTCCTGCACGAGGACCGAGGAGTCTATCTGCACTGCTAGACCCTGCTAGCCTCCGGTCCgttcagacctgctgctgttccGTTTCcttctcagagctccacactgcTCCAGACTGGAGCGGCCGCAGGGCCGGCATTGGCCCGCGGCCCTTATTTTGCCCCCCCTCGCCGTCCGGCAGAGCCCACCTGCTGCGGTCCTCCCCGTCGTCCACGAAGTTGACCACCAGCTTGTTCCCCGGAGGATACTCGAAGCCGTTGAGCTTCTCCTTGGCGTAGACGGCCGAGCCCAGGTTGCTGTAGCGGATCAGGGCGTGGCCTGCGGCACAGGCAAGAAACCCGTCAACCGACCGGCCGACCGGCCGGCCGACCCGTCTAACTTTATTCTGTGGTTATTCCACCCTGGACGGactgtctgccccccccccccacctttgCTCATGCCGTAGGCGTCCCTCTGCAGCTCGCAGTACTCCATCCCCGGGATGATGTCGAACAGGGAGAAGATCTGCTCCTGGGACAGGGCGGCCCGGGTGGACACCATCAGGAAGCGGGTGAAGTCGGTGGAGCGGTAGTCCATCACCTGGTAGTTCCCCGGGTCGCCTGCGGGGGGCGATGGGGCACAGGCCGCTGTCACACACTGGTCACGCCACTTTGGCGAAAAAACCTTGACTTTTCTACTCTCTGTGTCCCTGTTCTCCACGGTTCAGGTTCTAGATCAGGGTTCTGAACCGGTTCAGTGACTTTCAGCcagtccagctgttctggagccGTAAAGAACGTTTCAGCTTTAAAACGAGGagaaagcagctcaggaagcttcacaaACAAAACCAGATCCGATGAGGATTCATGAAGTTCGGgttcagaacagagaacatCTTTTTACATTtaacctgtttttgttcttgattttaacagtttgaagtattttttgttgacagttttgaaattttaacaGCTTTACCTCGTTTTAagcagttttgctttttttcctccccaaacatatttatgttctttgttttcttctagaAATTAGCACTGGCTGTGCGGTCTGACCGTCACTCACCC encodes:
- the rbm45 gene encoding RNA-binding protein 45; its protein translation is MEEYSNKQSTENLDDPPNSRLFVVTSRSITEDELRESFAGFGDIQGVWVVKDKQTKESKGIAYIKFAKSSQACLAMEEMHGKVVMEGTKPIKVFIAQSRSSTRHRDVEDEELTRIFVMIPKTFSEEDLKNTFKEYGEIEYCVIIKNKFTGESKGLGYVRYYKPSQAAVAIENCDKTYRAILAEPRNKASVSEDYNSGAGGGGGGGVGGGPRGDYGGGPDAMNQYAFNMGDPGNYQVMDYRSTDFTRFLMVSTRAALSQEQIFSLFDIIPGMEYCELQRDAYGMSKGHALIRYSNLGSAVYAKEKLNGFEYPPGNKLVVNFVDDGEDRSSPVGRMAMQFVATQMMSSVWNGPSSSQGLKPMQPLQQGYSGMSPMSRIQTDVSLPPPKKLAPPDSKAKERLFVVFSPSPLPPDVLEDVFCRFGSLIEVHLVPGRKVGYMKYADKQCADDAMAALHGHVVNGVKMKVMLADPPREESHKRPRTY